Proteins encoded by one window of Phycisphaerae bacterium:
- a CDS encoding NAD(P)H-hydrate epimerase — protein sequence MDEPTDQLRLTCAQCRAIDRYAIEELGIPGVVLMENAGRNAADLIHKWLADLAGNRKRPGRIVIICGRGNNGGDGFVVARHLVHRGHEVWIDLVADPATLAGDAAVNHSIVEKMGLPIRLLTDTAAISEATQHWRQADVIVDALLGTGFTGTVREPLAQVIREVNALSGPLVVAIDVPSGLDADTGHAAGEAVRAHQTITFLAEKSGFACESARAYTGQVTVVDIGAPTSMILSRLAAAR from the coding sequence ATGGACGAACCAACAGATCAACTGCGTCTGACCTGTGCCCAATGCCGCGCCATAGACAGGTACGCCATCGAGGAGCTCGGCATTCCGGGCGTCGTGCTCATGGAAAACGCCGGACGCAATGCGGCGGACCTGATTCACAAATGGCTTGCCGACCTCGCCGGGAACCGGAAGCGTCCGGGTCGAATCGTGATCATCTGCGGCCGCGGCAACAACGGCGGCGACGGCTTTGTCGTCGCCCGCCACCTGGTGCATCGCGGACACGAGGTGTGGATCGACCTGGTGGCTGACCCCGCCACACTCGCGGGCGACGCGGCAGTCAATCATTCCATTGTCGAGAAGATGGGCCTTCCGATCCGGCTGCTGACCGATACTGCCGCCATTTCGGAAGCGACCCAGCACTGGCGGCAAGCCGATGTGATCGTCGATGCCCTGCTGGGAACGGGGTTCACCGGGACGGTGCGCGAACCGCTGGCCCAAGTCATCCGGGAGGTCAACGCCCTGTCCGGACCGCTGGTGGTCGCGATCGACGTGCCCTCGGGTCTGGACGCCGACACCGGCCACGCGGCCGGTGAAGCCGTCCGCGCTCATCAGACTATCACTTTCTTGGCAGAGAAAAGCGGATTTGCCTGCGAATCGGCCCGGGCATATACCGGCCAAGTCACGGTGGTCGACATCGGCGCTCCCACCTCGATGATCCTTTCGCGCCTCGCTGCCGCCCGATGA